From the Trifolium pratense cultivar HEN17-A07 linkage group LG4, ARS_RC_1.1, whole genome shotgun sequence genome, the window ATGCTTAGGAGGAGTGATTGActtttcgcaagtgcacgaataCGTCGTCAAGTAATACAAAAGATATCGATCCCACAGGGATTGTGTCTATTCTAACAATGCAATTGTGTCTAAACATAAACTGAAATTTAAAGACATTGATTGGGGATGAATTAATCGAAGTGATTTCAAAGATttctttttcaaagtgtttaaAACGATTGGGGATCCTTCGGTTCGTTCACTCGCACAACAATGCAATTTCACTCACAACGTTTCCGAATCAAGATTTAATGTCGAATTATAAGTAATCAAGCCCAATTTCTTGTGACTTGATCCTCTCAATTCACCACAACTCCTAATCTCTTAGGCCGTTCATGGTGAATTGAGGTATTCCAATTCCTAATTCCATGACCATGACTAACAACATCTAATCTCTTAGCATGTTCACTAATCATTCAATTCATTCTTTAGACAAGTGATCAATCCTCACTCTCATGATAGAATTAACCACACAAATCAATACTTAAGCTATCAAAGGAAAGTATGCATTAAAATCAGAACTGAAATTGATTAAAAACTTGATTCATTAACATAAGTGAGTTACAAATTACATAGTGATTGAGCAAGCTTACCTAAGACCCCCAATCAGGGGGTCTAGCCTCTCATTCTAAGCAAAGAAGAAAGGATCCACGCCATTTGCTTCATTCTTGGACGGGATTGGGCTTCAACAAGCTTCAGATTGCGACTCCAAGGTTCCTAGTGCTCAGTTTTGCTCCCAAAAATCGAACCCTTTTCAAATAAAACAGGTTTCTTTATATAGCAGTCGCAATTGCGCCACAGCGCCACCCTCTGCGCCATGGCGCAAAGATTCAGTTAGGAATTGCGCCACAACGCAGCTCTCCTGCGCCATGGCGCCACCTTCAGTGCTTGCCCAGATCTTCTGATGTTCATCCTGCGCCATAGCGCCACTTCCCTGCGCTATGGCGCCACTGGCAGAGTGAATCCTTGTCCAAATGGTCTTGGCTGCGCCATGGCGCCACACAGCTGCGCCATGGCGCCACTAGCAGAGTAGAAAGCTCCTCAAAAAGGCTGGATTGCGCCATGGCGCCATATACATGCGCCATGGCGTGATTTAAGCTTCAAATCTTCTTCTTTTGCTTGTGCCACACTCAATCTCAATATCTCAAGTATCTCTTTGGTTTTGATCAAGATTATTACAAATTCCTAGAGTTTTCACCTTAAAAATCACTTAAATTCATGTAATGATGAggtgtcatcacaaccccaaacttgagttgttgcttgtcctcaagtAACTTTGTTTAACAAATGCCCTAACATGAATTTTTGGTATTGTCCTTAGATGCTCAAATCATACATACTTGAGACTTACCCGGCCGCGTTAACGATCCATCCGCAAGCAAAGCTCGTCGCCTCCATTCTCTCAAGATAGTTTCAAGTCATTCACACATAAGGCCAAGCTCAATGATTTTCTCACAATGCTCACACACACTCTTCTTAGTTGGATATTACACTCATATCAATACCAATTTGCAAGTCAACAACAATTTTGCAAAGATTCTAAAGAGTTCAATCAAActactttgtgcacacacattagaggactttaAGGGATGTAATGAGGCTAGGTTAAGGGTGGTTGGTGATCATTTGGATAAGTAGTAagaaaacttggagttagatcacTAATAGTCAAGAAAAATTTGCAACCCAAAACCCTTTTCAATATTTTGCTAGAGAACCATTGTTTTTGTATTTTCAAAGTGCTTTTCAAACATAATAGACCAAGGGGATCACTTATCTTTTTGGATGactctttcatttttttcatttttttcttttgttgtttttcacaTCATAAGAGTCATTCCTTAACacaatgcttttgcatttaggtttttttttttttttccttttcttatgTGATCCCTTgtcattttcaaaaatttcaagcACATTTTTCATAGGTTCTCTAGTACacccaccccaaactttatttgtttgctcaattccaaagagcaacctcaaacttagtggtgagcattGCGCATCAACCACGAAGTTAGTGgtctaacctccaagaaagtcgttctttttttttttagataagtTCAAAGAGTGAGGCAATGAACTTCCTCAAAGGTTattcacaaaaacatattttctttcggctcaaaattggttaagcaaagggcAAGTATATATAAGGGTGGTTCAATTTGGCTCAAGGTACCAATCAACATTGCCTCGTGTGCACATCAAAGTTATCAATCAATCTCAAGAGAACATACGCAAAATAAAGAGACAAGACAAAGGGTGGATCCACACATACAAGAAACAAGTAGGTGTTTGGCTCAAAACCTCACGGTTGGGCTTAAATCATTGAGCTAGCCAAAGTGTGAACATTCAAAACATCTCATGATCAAGGAGTGCAACAAGACATTGCACGGAAACATCACATTCCACAAGCGGGGATAGAATCAAACAATTGATACTCAAGCAATTAAAAGATAATAACAACGATTCATAACATGGCATAAGCTAAATAAAATTCCAAACAAAACAAGCAAGCCATCAAGTTCAAAATACAATCATCCAAGCAAATCATAAGGTGAAAATTATTACAAACTAAAATCATAACACTCAAAAGTCCAGCAGGCCAAGCATATtagagtagtagtagtagtaggtaaggaaggaaggaaggaaggagAGGAGGAATAAACCAGCTTCAAGCATCATCTTGAGGGTCACCACCAGCCGAGGGATCACTAGCCATGAAATCACCGAAGGAGGAGGAGGCATTGGGGTCGGCTCCATCAAACACACCACCCCTCGCAAACAGCTCCCTTGTCATCTCCTCATTGGCGGCTTGCTCCGCTCTCGCCCTCTCCGCATCAGCACGGATCTCTCTAGACCACACACTTGTGTGTTCGATTTGTCGAGCCGCAAGGACGTTCCTCTCACCCAACAAGTGAGCATCCCAAGTCCATTGGTTGGGATACAAATCAGCAAACCGGGATGAAGGAAAAGAAGCACGGTATTGCATTGCCTCCGTGTAAGCCACCGAGCTAGTGTCATAGTACACATTAGTCACTCCAGCCCTCTCCGCAAAATCCAAATTGTAAAGCATTCCGGCAAACTCATTAACGGGGTGAGTGAATTGTGGCCCCCCTTGTTGTTGATTGGGGTGCACACCCCGCTCCATTTGGTCTATCTCCTCCGCCTCTACTTCATGATCCTCTTGCTCTCCTTGTCCACCACCTCTCGGCACGCCATAAGTGTTGAACGTCCCAAGGGGAAGAGCACGGATAGGGAGCCGgtattcatcatcatcagtTTCCGGCACCCCCTTGGCACGGCACAAGGTGGTAATGAGGTTGCAATGCCCCAAAGAAAAGCTTTTCAACTTGTGGTTCGCAATGGCATGAATGCTACCACTAATCCATCCACCCACATTAAGCGGGCTTCCTTCCATAATGCACTTTACAGCCACCGCGTTCTCCACTTGGTATTCGGACAAATTAGAAACCGAAACCACATTTCTCACAAAGAATGTAGCCCAAGCATGAGCTACCGGCGTAAACCTTGTCAAATCAATCTTTCTTGGAATAGAAGAAGCTGAGTTCTTGCGATGCCAAGGAGTTCCCGGAATCGTCACAAAATCCTTGACTACTCTCCTAGTAGGCTCATCGCCATTCCGAATTTGCCTTTTCTCCACACGATACGCACACTCCGGGGGCACCACCGCTCCCAACAGATTATTGATTGCCTCCGGAGAATACTTCACCAACTTCCCTCTCACAAACACCTCCCTCTCTTGAGCATTATGTGGAAATGCAGCATTAGCATAAAATTCCCTCACCAAAGTGGCATTGCCACTTCGCTCCGTTCTTTGCACAATGTTGTTCAACTTCACCCACCTTCTCTCATGGAGTTGTTGAGCAATTTTCGGAACAGCCAACAACAGATTTTCATCAAAACCCTTTTccaaattgaaagaaaaattgcGAATTTTGTTGTACCTTTCTTCCACTTCCTCAAGCAAAAATATCGAACTGTGAGGCCTCAAACCGGGGCTAATGAAGGGTTCCTCCAGTTGGTTCGGAATCCTCCCCCTTCCCGTGGTGGTTTTTGAAGTACCACCCTTCGtcaatctcttcttcttcttcaacggTTGCTCAGGTGGAGAAGATGTATCCACTTGCTTGCCCTTGGCAACACCCCTTTGTGGTCTTGAGGACATGATGAACAGTAATTCGTAATAGGTGGAGGTGGTGAGTTTTTTATGAAATTCTTGATAAAACTTGTGAAATTGAAGGGTGAGGATGGGTATTGAAGTACTTGGTGATTTGGTGTTGATGGAGGAGGTGAATGGGGGTTGGTGTTATGAGTGTTGAGGATGTGGAGGTAGAATTTGATGGAGAAGGAGGTGAATAGTGAGAGTTTGATGATAGGAAGGTTATGGGTGATTGATTTTTGTAAGGAGTAGTGAAGTTGAGGAGTTAGTTGGAGAAATTTGGAGTGTGGATGAGTGAGTGAAGGGTTTTTGGGTGATTGGGAATGGAGGTCGAAATTGATGGTAGTGGAGGGAGGAAGATGAATGGGTAGGGTTGGAGTGGTAGAGGGAAAAGTGGACCGGTAACcaaaatcacaattttcaaCACAAACCTGCGCCACAGCGCCACACtgctgcgccatggcgcaggtGCCAGAATGAGATCCTTCTAATTTTTTCTCAGCTGCGCCACAGCGTCATCTAGCTGCGCCATGGCACCAGTACCAGACTAGAACTCTTCTTTCACTGCTTGACTTTGCGCCACAGCGCCGTTTTGCTGCGCCACCGCGCCAATTGCAGAGTCCAATGGCTCTGCTTTGTAGACCTTTGCGCCATGGCGCCACCTTCCTGCGCCCTGGCGCACTACACTGTCAAAAccagaatttttttaaatttcctGCATAACTTGCTCCTCTCGTGCCTTGGCCTGCATgagacaaaaattaacaaaagacATTAGTAACTAAAaacgttgggttgcctcccaaccagctcttgtttaacgtcccgatgcttgacgtccAATACCCCTAAGGGCTATGGAAAGTGTGTGCCACCTTGTGGCCAAGGAAACTTCATCTCATCCATCTTGCACTCATCCTTAATCAAGCCATCCCCCATTTGCTCTTGTAAGTCATAGGGATCTCCGTCATAGCTCTTCATAGTCtcaaacacattaaacacgatCTTCTCATCCTCCATTCTCAACATCAGCTCCCCTAATTCCACATCAATGAGGGCACGGCTTGTAGCCAAGAATGGCCTCCCTAGAAGTAGGGGCTCCCAATTACCATCTTCCTCCATGTCTAGCACCACAAAATACGCCGGGAACACAAATCCACCCACTTTCACAAGTACATCATGTAGGATTCCTTCCGGGCACACAAttgatctatccgccaaagaaaGACCCATTTTGGTGGGCTTGGCAAtggctcccggtatcttcttcatcatggAAAGTGGCATTAGATTGATACTTGCTCCGAGGTCACATAGTGCTTTTCCAATATTTAGATTACCAATAGAACACGGAATGGTAAAACTCCCCTGATCTTTCCTCTTTTGGGGAAGCTTCCTTTGAATAAGCGCACTACACTCTTCGGTCATGCTAACCATCTCGTCATCTAACGGCTTCCGCTTTTTGGTGAGAATTTCTTTGAGGAACTTAGCATAAAGTGGCATGTGCTCCAATGCCTCAACTAACGGGATTGCAATTTCCAACTTGTTAAGGACTTTCATGAACTTTTTGAAATCCTTCTCACGGTCTAGCTTCTTCACCCTTTCATATGGCTTCTTTCTCGGATAAGGCATCCGTGCATAAGGTGATTCATCTATATCTTTACCCTTCTCACTCTTTTTCTCCTCATCTTCTCTAggctccctctgtttttcaactgaAACTCCTTCATTGTTCTCAATCATCTCTTCATCTTCACTCATATCTTCAACTAAGACTTcctcttctctcttcttttcgACTTCTCCCTCGcttatctttttctttctaCTCTCCTCAACAGTCTACACATCCGGCAAAACACGGCTCCGCAAAGTTATGCCATTACAAGTTTCATTCTTCGGATTATCTCTTGTATTACCACTAAAgcctccttggttttgcaagtTAGAGAATTGCCTAGATAGTTGCCCCATTTGCACTTCCAGATTTTTGATAGAGGCCTCATGATTCTTGTTTGAAATTTCTTGACTTGCCTTCATGGCCTCGAAATTGCTTTGAGTCATTTGAGCAAAGTTGGAAAGAGTTTCTTCCAAGCGAGACGGAGGTTTTTGTTGAGCTTGGCTTGGGCCTTGACTTTGATTGCCCCAACCGGAGTTGTTATTGGGGTAACTCTTTCTA encodes:
- the LOC123923067 gene encoding uncharacterized protein LOC123923067, which produces MSEDEEMIENNEGVSVEKQREPREDEEKKSEKGKDIDESPYARMPYPRKKPYERVKKLDREKDFKKFMKVLNKLEIAIPLVEALEHMPLYAKFLKEILTKKRKPLDDEMVSMTEECSALIQRKLPQKRKDQGSFTIPCSIGNLNIGKALCDLGASINLMPLSMMKKIPGAIAKPTKMGLSLADRSIVCPEGILHDVLVKVGGFVFPAYFVVLDMEEDGNWEPLLLGRPFLATSRALIDVELGELMLRMEDEKIVFNVFETMKSYDGDPYDLQEQMGDGLIKDECKMDEMKFPWPQGGTHFP